The Crassaminicella indica genomic interval TTTAAAAGCATCTGTTAAACTCATATTTCCTTTTTTAGGAGTAGAGATATTAACTGTTATTCCTTTTAATAAAAAGAATAGTAAAAATGTATTAAAATATACAGTTTTTATTGTAGCATTTGTAGGGATCATATATATATTAGTAGCAGAATCTTGTATTTCTGTAATGAGTGTAGATGGTATTATTCACTATAATGATGCAGTACTAGCTACCATACGAAGAATAGATATTCAAAGTCTACAGTTTATTAGAAGATTAGATGGTATTTTTTTAATCATATGGATTATGGCTATATTTTGTACCATGATTATATGGGCTTACGGAGGAATTTTTCTTTTGAGCAAATTCTTTAAAAAGGTTCATTTTAACTACCTTGCGCTTGTTGTTGTGATAATGGCCTATATTGTTTCTCTGATTCCTACTACCTTTGAGCAAGTACAAAAAATACTAAATTATGTTAGTTATTACGGATTAGTATGTATGGTATTAATACCAGCCATATTATTTTTTATTACGAAGGTGAAAAAATATGATAAAAAAGTACAGTAAGGTATGTATGCTTTTTATATGTTTATTTATTCTGACAAGCTGTTGGGATTATAGGGATATTGATAAGAAGTGTATTGTTGTTGCTATTGGGGTAGATGCTGTTGGAAAGGATATTGAATTTTCAGGTGAAATTGCACAGCTTACGCCTTCTGCTGCAAGTCAAGAAAAGTCTCAAGTAGCAGGCGTATATAATTTATTATCTTATGGAAAAACCTTTGAGGAAGCTCGAGTAAATTATGATGCAGTAAATCCTTGCTCTACATTTTTAGGGGCAACAAGAGTTGTTGTATTTGGACAAAATTTTGCAAAAAAGGGAATAGAACCTTATTTATATAGGATCAATCACATTTATGATTATCGAAAAACTATTTTACCAGTAGTGTGTCGTGAAAAGCCTAGAGAATTATTTAAAATGAAAACAAAAAAAGATATGTCTGTAGGATTTTTGATAGAGAATATTTTGAATCACTTAGCAAGCAGTGGAAAAGCTATGTATCCAACAGTTGGGGAATTACTTTTTAATGTAGAAACAGGAGGAGGATGCTATGCTGTACCTTATATAGGTACTGAAAAGGGAGATATAAAGTATTTAGGGCTTGCAGTTATGAAAAAATCAAAATTAATAGGCGAGATAGATCTTGAAGAAACCGATGGCGTATTATACATATTGGCAGAAAAGCCTAGAATCGTTGAAGTAATTCCATATTATAAAAATAAGAATAACAATACATCTTTTCGTGTAGCTGTTAAAAAAAGAAAGATTGAAACAAACTATAAAGATAATGAAGTTTTTATTCAGATTGCTTTAGATTTAAAGGCAGAGCTTCAGTATCAATATGATATACAGCCAGTTACTGATAATGATATAAAGGAATTAGAAAAGAGTTTATCAGAAAAAGTGAAAAATAAAGTGATGCTAGCTATTCAAAAAGCACAAAAAGAGTTTCAATGTGATTATTTTCAATTCAGAAGATATTTTAAAGCCAAATATCCTAAAATTTATAAAAAAATAAAATGGGAAGATGTCTTTCCTAAGATGAATATAAAAGTAGTAGTTCAAACAAAAATTGTTAACAAAAGCTTGGCAGATCCAAATGCTAAAAAGAAATATTAGAGGATGGATTAATATGAAAAATAATAATCGATTGATAAATAAAATAAAAGAATTGAGAGAAGAAAACTTTGGTGTGTCTGTAAGAAAACTATCTATTTTTAATGAAGAAGTGTTTATATTATATATTCCAGAGTTGACAGATCGAGGAGTATTATCGGACAACATTATAAAGCCTATATTACAGTATGGAAAAGAGCAAATGCTTACTATAGATAAAATATTATTGTCTATTGTTTATTTAGATGATATTTTTAGTGATGATGATGAAGAAAAGATAGTTGAGTATATTTTAGAAGGAAAGTCGATTATTATTCTTTTAAAGGAAGCTAAATATATTGTTGCAAACACTTTAAAGGTTGAGCAAAGAAAGGTTCAGACGCCAGAAATAGAAACTACGCTAAGAGGTCCTAAGGATGCTTTTACTGAAAATCTCGATACTAATTTGTCTCTTGTTCGCTACAGGATAAAAGATCCTTCTCTTAGAATTGATAAGTCGATAATCGGAAAAAGAACAAAGACAAATACAGCTGTTATTTATATAAAAGATATAGCAAACCCTAAATATGTGAATGAAGTGAAAAAAAGAATCCAAAAGATCAGCGTAGATGGCATACTTGAGTCTGGATATGTTCAAAAATTTCTTTTGAACAATACTTTTGATTTATTTCCTCAAGCAGGTATTGTAGAGAGGTCTGATACAGCCTGTGCCAACCTATTAGAAGGAAAGATTTGTATTCTTGTAGAAGGAAGTAGTTTAGGCTTGATAGTACCGAAAACCTTTATTGAATTTTTGGATACAGGAGAGGATCATTATAACAATTTATATTTAGCGATATTTTCTAAAATACTGACTGCATTAGCATTGTGTATAACTTTGACTGTATCTGCTTTGTATATTGCTGTTGTTAGCTTTCATACAGATATTTTGCCACCCCAATATATTTTAAGCTTGGCTATTGCTAGGAAAACTGTTCCTTTCAATGCGTTGATAGAAACACTTGTTATGGAGTTTATAGCAGAAATATTAAGAGAAGCAAGTATAAGGCTTCCGCAGCAAATAGGACCAGCTATTGGAATTGTTGGAGCTATCGTAATAGGACAAGCTGCAGTTGCTGCAGGATTAGTCAGTCCACTTTTAGTAATTATCGTATCTTTATCTATGATGTGTTCCTTTGTAGCAGCAGATTATACGATTATCAGTTCTATTCGCATATTAAAATTTTTCTTGATTTTTATAACAGGTATATTTGGATTATTTGGATTTGTTATGGGATTTACAGTTATTATGATTAACTTATGCGCCCAAACAAGCTTTGGTGTACCTTATTCTGCTCCTCTTGCACCATTTCATTTTAAAGATATAATCAATT includes:
- a CDS encoding GerAB/ArcD/ProY family transporter gives rise to the protein MTDYITNRQIAFIIFGALVGYGVMGLPKNVAESSGTGGWFTLIVVTFIVMIITYMVTYLSYVHKNKTIYEYSQILTGKVVTYIFMNLYIFYYFLVFSMLGRISSETIKLSILLRTPVWALSFVFFSIAYYALTKRLRVIARICEIYGVIIIVVTVMMHFAMFTQGKFINLKPFFVMEDLPAYLKASVKLIFPFLGVEILTVIPFNKKNSKNVLKYTVFIVAFVGIIYILVAESCISVMSVDGIIHYNDAVLATIRRIDIQSLQFIRRLDGIFLIIWIMAIFCTMIIWAYGGIFLLSKFFKKVHFNYLALVVVIMAYIVSLIPTTFEQVQKILNYVSYYGLVCMVLIPAILFFITKVKKYDKKVQ
- a CDS encoding Ger(x)C family spore germination protein, translating into MIKKYSKVCMLFICLFILTSCWDYRDIDKKCIVVAIGVDAVGKDIEFSGEIAQLTPSAASQEKSQVAGVYNLLSYGKTFEEARVNYDAVNPCSTFLGATRVVVFGQNFAKKGIEPYLYRINHIYDYRKTILPVVCREKPRELFKMKTKKDMSVGFLIENILNHLASSGKAMYPTVGELLFNVETGGGCYAVPYIGTEKGDIKYLGLAVMKKSKLIGEIDLEETDGVLYILAEKPRIVEVIPYYKNKNNNTSFRVAVKKRKIETNYKDNEVFIQIALDLKAELQYQYDIQPVTDNDIKELEKSLSEKVKNKVMLAIQKAQKEFQCDYFQFRRYFKAKYPKIYKKIKWEDVFPKMNIKVVVQTKIVNKSLADPNAKKKY
- a CDS encoding spore germination protein — protein: MKNNNRLINKIKELREENFGVSVRKLSIFNEEVFILYIPELTDRGVLSDNIIKPILQYGKEQMLTIDKILLSIVYLDDIFSDDDEEKIVEYILEGKSIIILLKEAKYIVANTLKVEQRKVQTPEIETTLRGPKDAFTENLDTNLSLVRYRIKDPSLRIDKSIIGKRTKTNTAVIYIKDIANPKYVNEVKKRIQKISVDGILESGYVQKFLLNNTFDLFPQAGIVERSDTACANLLEGKICILVEGSSLGLIVPKTFIEFLDTGEDHYNNLYLAIFSKILTALALCITLTVSALYIAVVSFHTDILPPQYILSLAIARKTVPFNALIETLVMEFIAEILREASIRLPQQIGPAIGIVGAIVIGQAAVAAGLVSPLLVIIVSLSMMCSFVAADYTIISSIRILKFFLIFITGIFGLFGFVMGFTVIMINLCAQTSFGVPYSAPLAPFHFKDIINYIFSDITLAKMRPKFLHTKDKTRQ